The region AGAAATGTGTCACATACGTTGAGCAAATGAAAGAATTCTTAATCACACATTGGGGAAgaaaatattatgtataatatcaGTGCAAAATAATATCAATGTGCTAACAATAATATCATATGTGCTAGATATAACAATATAGTAATAGtaacattatattatataatgatGTAATAGTATCTATAGTGCATAATGTTATAGctattatgtgtatataaaacacatataatatttattatggaattacataaataagtaaacttGAATTGCTTTCCTAAGGTCAAAGTATGTGGGTACATTGACAattcagaattttaaattttaattccaaGACACAAGATgagtagtattttattttattttgtgtgtgtatgttttgaaCAGCCTGGAGATGAAATCTATCCAAAAGATGAAAATGGCAAATGGTTATATCATGAATCAAATCTGTGTGCCACTTGGGAGGTAAGTTCACATGGCCTCTTACATTAAAAATGTGACCTTCTTAATCTGGTGGGGCCttcagttcatgcctgtaatccttgctgcctGTAGCAAGAAACAGACTATTGCCTTTTGAGGCTAGTCTGGGAGAAATGTTAGCAAAACTCTACCCCAACAAATAAGTCAGGCAGGTATCTATGCCGCCAGGAATTTAGGAGGCATAGGTATGAGGTTCATACTCTgaggctgggagggggagggggagaagacatgagaaaaaataactaaagcaaaaagagcctaGCCAGGTGGCTCAagtaaccctgagttcaaatccccatgctaccaaaaaaggaggaagaggtaaCATTTTTAAGCTATGATCTGATTGTTCCTATCAGATTTTCTTTCAAGTATTTGTAACCTTAAGGTAACATTCAATTTCCATTCTCTGAGTGCTGAATAGTTGCTAGTTTTGTTGACGGTAGAGAGAAATtctaagggaaagaaagagggatgcggggaaggagaaaggaagtatATACAGGCCACCTGCTCACCCAGCAGTGAGGAAAAACGCATGGgccagaaaaactgaacaaatttaaAATGGAGTTTAAAAACCAGTCAGGTGGTAtccaagcaaaacaaacagaaaacaaaaccatccCTGAAAAACCGAAGAGTACATCTAGTTCCATTTCTAGGCAAGCTGCTGATCCCTTCCCCAGTGTCGTGAGAGGAAGAGGGCTCCCGGTGGTTCAAACTACGAGGAGGAAAGCATGCTTTGTCTGGGGGTGGAGGGCAACCAGCACAGAGTAGGGAACCAGCGGGACTGGGTTCTTCTCCTACCATGGcctgaggtgggggcgggggggggggggcgggcaagcACTGAGTGTTCCTTACTTGCATAAACTTAGGACTGGGTGTTAGGTGTGTTCAGGAatcagatcagggcacagtgcaATGGTAAGCTTGCAGGAAGTGCTGGCGGGGCTGATGGCTTACTCACTGTCATCATAgtgactcagcaggctgagatgggaggatcaaggtttgaagccagcccaagcagcaatgTCCATGAGAATGATGGTTgagagtaaggccctgagttcagtcttcaGTTGAAATGGAAAGTTTGATCAAATAAgatacactaataaaaaaaaaaaaagaaaaatgaccttaAAGATCAAGAGGAAAACATTACAACCAAATATTCATCAGAAAAAGATGGCATAGTTCTAAAACCTCAGATAACATAGACTTAAAAATCAAAAGCACTATTAGGGATACAAAGGactatacataaaaataaaagattcactTCTCCAGAAATCCATACACTAGTTCTGAACACAAACATATCAAGTAAAATATCTCTACAATTCATAAAGCAGAATAGTTTCCATTAATTTTTCCATGGATAGAGAAATTATCAAGAGGTATTTGGTTGGTTGTtgtggggtttcttttcttttgcatagTCCTTGAAATCACTGAGAAGCCAAGCTAGACtgaattttatatatgtgtgcatgttcaCACATATATCTATGAGAGAGTTTTACATTCAAAACtgagaaaatatatatttgttacatacattctgtgtgtgtgtgtgtgtgtgtgtgtgtgtgtgtgtgtgtaatactagagattgaactaagggcctctctctcttgctaggcaggcactttactatTTGAACCATACTTCTTAGATACTTTTGCATTTGTAATTGTTTGAGGTAGAACCTTACTTTATGATGGGCCTACTTAGGCTTTCCTGCATTCTTGGGGTTGACAGACTCATGCCCCAGAGCCCAGCCATTATGCTTCCCCTGCAGCTGGGATAACACCAATACATCCCACCATGCTCAGACActggtggagatggagtctgacaAAGATTTTTATATGTGGTCTGACCTTAAACCATGATGCCCCAATTgctgtctcccaagtagttaggattgtaggcttgagcTGTTAGCCCGGCTATAGATAGTCATTCTTGCTTCTTGAGAATCCTCTTTCTTGAATTGTTGGTGTTTGCCGTGCAGGCCTTGGAAGCTTGTAAAGATGCTGGCTTGGTGAAATCCCTTGGAGTCTCCAATTTTAACCGCAGGCAGCTAGAGCTCATCTTGAACAAACCAGGACTCAAATACAAGCCAGTCAGCAACCAGGTATGGCAGCAAAGCttccacggggggcgggggggggggatacgGGGGTGGTGGGAAGACTCAGCATCATGGTTAAGTAACACAAAGAAGCCTGGGTGTGGAACAGAAAATCTCCCAGAGGTTTCATATATAAATCTCATCAAGACCCAGAACCAATCTTTTaacttctatttttttgtgtgtgtcttaaaaaaaaaaaaaaaaaaaaagccaggtactggtggcttccacctgtaatcctacctactcagcaggctgagatctgagaatcatggtacaaagccagctgtgagacttttatctccattaagcagccaaagaccagaagtggcactgtggctcaagttggcggagtgctagccttgagcaaaacaggagccagggacagtgctcaggccctgagttcaagccccaggactgacaaaaaaaaagataaaaataataagaccTCAGAGCTTTACATTTCCTAGGCAACCTCTCTAGAGGTGGAGGTTTGGATCAGGAGGGAGAGTGCTAGCATTACATTGCATTATATTATGGGCAATGTCTATTGCTGGAAATTATCTAACTAAAATGGACTTCATTGAAGACATTTTGAAAAGCTTTGTAAAATGTAATCCAACCACAAAGCCCTAATTTTATGCTCTGCTCTCTAACACAACCACACAGGTGGAGTGCCACCCGTATTTCACCCAGCCAAAACTCTGGAAGTTTTGCCAACAGCACAACATTGTCATCGTTGCATATAGTCCTTTGGGGACGTGTAGGGATCCAACATGGTAAGTTATGTGGTATGTCTCTTGAGGACGTTGCCTTTGGTGTGGAGTATACAGCCAATGGGAACGGCTTGATTGTAACGACTCTATTTGGCTGGGCAATCTTAAGACACTGACACCCCTGTAGAAACAGCCCGAATGCcctacagtagatgagtggatctgaAAAATGTGGTTCCTATATGCAATGGATTTTTacccagccattagaaagaataataggatgtcatttgtagggaaatgggtGAACCTAGAATACCACGTTAGGTgagataagccaaactcagagagacaaaaggcacatgttttctttcctatgcagaagctagatctaaaataccagGACGTGATCAATTTTATAGATCTCTAGGccttcacacacagtgaaaccaaaggaggacactcttaggagaggaacaaagatgcacaatgcctatgtacctctggtcatacaaaataatatttatcaaaatgaactccaggaaatgaaaataagaggattttttctttcttgctgtttttgttttctttccttttcatcctGTATGTTCATTTGTATGTCTTTGGGAGTAGAAGGGGAGGCACAAAAaagaagggacaaagggtaaacaaattcaGGAATGATACTCATTGGACACTATGTGTAAAATGAACTATAAACTTGTGGATAgggctgggagggaaaaactgggagagagcaagagaaggggtaacattgtccaaaagaaatgtgctctttacctgatttatataactgtaagccctctctacatttcctttataaaaacaataaaaaattaagaaataaaaaagaaactaacaacCCTTTCAAGTCATTATCTATAAAGTCAAGTTATAGCTCATAGTACCTTCCTCCCTGAAGTGTTTAGGTACTGATTACATTGAATGTAAGAAAATACCCAATACATGTTTAGTTTAACTATTATATGAAGAACAGTTCCCATACATAGTTTCTGAATTCTTTTTGACAATTTTTATCTCTGTTGTGATAATTCTGTGATATATTCCACACAGTTAAGTAGGATTTTTTTCTACTCCAATTCCAAGGATTTGTCATCTGTTTCCTGTAGTATAATGTCTGCCTCTCCCATGTTTGCTCTGCAAGATTCATTGAAAAAATACTATTTACCCTCTAAATAAGTCAGCTCATGTCAggccctggctcacacctgtaaccctagctactcaggaagctgagatgtgaggatagtggttcaaggccacctgggaaaatctgtgagactcttatctttatcaaaaagccagaagttggggctgggaatatggcctagtggcaagagtgcttgccttctacacatgaagctctcggttcgattccacagtaccacatatatggaaaacggccagaaggggcgctgtggctcacgtggcagagtgctagccttgagcgggaagaagccagggacagtgctcaggccctgagtccaaggcccaggactggccaaaaaaaaaaaaaaaaaagccagaagtagagctgcggatcaactggtagagcactagccttgaaaacaaaagcccaggaacagtgcccagacttgaagttcaagcccccccccccccccagctcttgagagagaggaaagattATGTCTGAAGCAACTCTTCATTCAGTGAATTCTTAATAACTGTCTGGTGGGTGTCTGGATGAGTAAGGATTGAAGGGAGGGTGAATGGGTCAATCCTGGTTCTCCTCACTCCATCTGAATATGATACATTCTGGGTTTTTTCCTTGTAGGGTAAATGTATCCTGTCCACCATTGTTAAAGGATACACTTCTAAACTCACTGGGGAAGAAGTACAATAAGACAGCAGCTCAAATTGCTTTGCGCTTCAACATCCAGAGAGGGGTAGTTGTCATTCCTAAAAGCTTTAATCCTGAAAGGATCAAAGAAAACTTTCAGGTAAGAGAATTTCACTGGGAAATTTAGCAAAGGCCATAGCTGTTGTTTTGCTTTCCAGAGAAATTGTGACCACTAACTCCTAATAATTTCATAACCTCTATTTCTCCCACATTACCAGTTATTCCTTCCTACTCCACAACTCCCAACAACGAACAAACTCTAAGCTTccatcttaaaaattaaaatccaaccttaaaaaataaatccaatcctaggagtttgagatctgagaatgacaaTTCAAAGACAACTGGCGCAGGAAAGAGATTCTTTTCCCTAATTAACTAGGAGAAAACCAGCACTAGAGgtatagcttaagtggcagagcaccagccttgggcaaatgaagtcaagcaagagcttgaggccctaatttcaagcccctgtaccagtaaaagagagagaaagagagagacagggagggagagagagagagagagagagagagagagagagagagagagagagagatccaacatagatccattcatttttttccactaGGTATTCCCACCTTGCTCTGTAAATGGTGACATTTACCACAAGCCCCCCATTGAAAGAGtccattctctttccctctcttccccccctcccgttcttgggcttgaactcagggccagcgcTTTGTTTCTGAGTCTCTCTGTGGAGGGAGGGGCATGCTGTGTTCAGGATAAATAGGACAcagtctgcctgctctgtgtgcttgcttgccagatttttgtctGTTGGTGAGTCCTTCTGAACAGAAGTAAATTTGGCCCTGCTGAGACCATCCTTTATTTTCGTGTGTGTCGTAACTCCAGtggttcttggagagcatatttataGCATATTCTGCCACTTGTTTTTTATCATTCCAGATCTTTGACTTTTTCCTCACTGAACAAGACATGAAGAACATTGAAGCTTTGAATAAAAATGTCCGTTTTGTGGAACTGCTCATGTAAGTTCTGTAGGATGGCTAATGTGTTACTGCATCATGCTATTGTCCCTAGGAACCCTGACCTGTGTCCATGTAAACCCCAAAGTAAAGGACAAGTAGCATGCTCTGGGTGAAATGCATCTGCTCCAAGAACTTCCCTACAGACCTACAGTTATTACTCTTCTAATTTAGGCTACAGCATGACAGGCTAAAGACTTAGATGAAACTTAGCTTATAATGTatagaatgttttttaaaagacagacaaATAATGAAAAAACATGTTACTTCAGCTTTCTAAAAAAATCTAAggagagccaggtgctagtggctcaagtctgtaatcctagctacttaggaggctgagatctgaggattgaggttttagccaacccaggcagaaaagtccatgacactcttatctccaattaaccactagaaaactgaaagtagcactgtggtgtaaagtggtagggctctagctttgagcaaaagagctcagggacagtacccaggccccaagttcaaaccttaccacctatttaaaaagtcaaagtaATGCACAAATtatagccttttaaaaaattttctggctgggaaaatggcctagtggtagagtacttgcctcatatatatgaagccttgggttcaattcctcagcaacacacacacacatacgcacacacactttATGTACataagccagaggtggcgctgtggctcaagtggtagagtgctagccttgggtaaaaagaagccagggccagtctcaggccctgactccaagccccaggattggcaattttttttttctgagagaaaTTAATGATATTAGAATAACAGGCTGGGAACCAAGAATCTAGAGTTTCAGAATACTCTCTTACATGTAATATTTATAACACCGAGCTCTATCTATTACTGAATTTCTCATGCAGAATTCCTTAGACTCATTCAAGGTGTTATCATTATCAGCCACCAAactgaattttctctttattctctaAATATTGTaggacttttaaaataaaaacaataactagGTGtggtgttcatgcctgtaatcactaCTATTCTGGAAGTAAAGATTgggagggtcatggctcaaggTCAGATCAGGCAAGAAAGTTAGTGAAATCTCTATTTCAACAAATAATCCAGGCATGGATGCATCCTATCTATCACACAATtattaggaggattgtggttatATCTGGTCCTTATCTGAAACAttgctaaaacaaaaaagggctagTGGTatagttcaattggtagagtgcttgccttgcaagtataaggccctgagttcaaacctcagtaccacaaaaattgaaattaaatgattattttgtttatgtatacacatatataactatattTGCATATCcacacatttcttcttcttcttcttcttcttcttcttcttcttcttcttcttcttcttcttcttcttcttcttcttcttcttcttcttcttcttcttcttcttcttcttcttcttcttcttcttctccttctccttctccttctctttctccttctccttctccttctcctctccttctccttctccttctccttcttcttcttcttttctttcagtccCGTCCTAGGCTTAAACTCCAAGCCTGGAcattgtcttttagcttttgtgctcaaggctaacacactaccacttgaacctcagcaacacttcttttctggtggttaattggagataagggtctcatggacttttctgcttgggctgttttcaaaccaggatcctcatatctcggcCACTtgggtggctaggattccaggcgtgagccaccagagcctggcttatttttcaCTTCTTAATAATTCTGCATTAATCTTTCCACTTTTTAAAGTCATCTCAAtggtagagagaaagagagagggggagaggatcttcatcatcatcacaaaTAATACTTGGCATGCAAGCATAGGCACAGAGGCAGGCATCCTTAAAGAGCCTGGGCTTCCCCCTCCGCTCCAGCAGCTCTGTTCTGAGTGAGATGTTTTTGAGGTGGTGATCAGCCTTCCCATATCCTGCTACCCACAGGCTCACATTCTTCCTAGAGCTCTGATCAGGGTGTTGGTTTAGGAAGAAGAACAGAATGGAAGagacacaaaaggaaaagggggatggAAAGCTCCAATTTGGGTAATGCCTATAGCTTTGAGAGTAAACTGTTTTTCCTTTTGGGAAAATGTTTTGGCAGGTGGAGTGATCATCCTGAATATCCATTTCATGATGAATATTGACAGCTGGAGAGTTACTCAAGAGTTTTCTCTCTCAAAGGTGGACCTTGGGTGGTTCTCACAGACGTGAAAAGTAACTGGGTTTATTTTCCTCAGAGAAGTGAAGTACCCCCATGGTCTTGACTTGGCatgttaaataaaagaaagaagtcttTGGATTTATGTGCAAACCCCAAAACTATAAATAATTCTTTGGTAACTTTCTGCTAATACTTTTCAGATCAATATTTTCTATGTTTCaaactttagaaaatatttccaagGCAACATAAAGAGACAACACATTCATGCACCTTGGCTAACACAGGCACAGCCAAGTTAAGATCCAAATATGCATTGTAAACAAGGAAGTGATTTGTTGTACTTTGGGAGAGACTGAAATGCAGGGAAGTGCTAAGATAGAGTGAATGAAACACCCAGTAGGGAGCAGTGTCGTATTGACTTTGTTTCCTTCCAATGTGT is a window of Perognathus longimembris pacificus isolate PPM17 chromosome 2, ASM2315922v1, whole genome shotgun sequence DNA encoding:
- the Akr1d1 gene encoding aldo-keto reductase family 1 member D1, with product MDLSAKSHRIPLSDGNSIPIIGLGTFSDPAKTPKGTCEASVKAAIDAGYRHIDGAYIYQNEHEVGNAIRAKIAEGKVKREDIFYCGKLWATNLVPEMVRPTLERTLKVLQLDYVDLYIIEIPMAFKPGDEIYPKDENGKWLYHESNLCATWEALEACKDAGLVKSLGVSNFNRRQLELILNKPGLKYKPVSNQVECHPYFTQPKLWKFCQQHNIVIVAYSPLGTCRDPTWVNVSCPPLLKDTLLNSLGKKYNKTAAQIALRFNIQRGVVVIPKSFNPERIKENFQIFDFFLTEQDMKNIEALNKNVRFVELLMWSDHPEYPFHDEY